In Halococcus agarilyticus, the DNA window ATAGGGCTCGTACATCGCCTCGTCCTTCAGCGTGCCGTCGGTGTGGATGCCCGACTCGTGGGTGAACGCGTTCTCGCCGACCACCGCCTTGTTTGGCGCGAGCGGGACCCCGGTGGCGTCGGCGACGGTTCTGGCGAGGTCGTACAGCGTCGTGGTATCGACGGTCTCGACCCCATATCCGTGCGCAAGCGCGATCGCGACCTCTTCGAGGGCGACGTTGCCCGCACGCTCGCCGACGCCGTTGACGGTGGCGTGGACCAGGTCAGCACCGGCCGCCACGCTCGCGAGCGCGTTCGTCACCCCCAGCCCGAGGTCGTCGTGGGTGTGGGTACTGGTCGGGCCGCACTCGGCGAGAGCCGAGACCACCTCGACCGTGCGCTCGGGCGTCGCGTGCCCGACGGTATCGCAGTAACACACCCGGTCCGCGCCGGCGTCGAACCCCCGGCGGGCGAGCCGCGAGAGGAAGTCGACGTCGGCGCGGGAGCCGTCCTCGCCGAGGAGTTCGACCCAGAGGCCGTGATCGCGGGCGTACGCGACGAGCTCGGCCGTATCCGCGAGCACGTCCTCGCGGGTCGAGCCGATCTTCCCCTCGATATGGCGGTCGCTCGCGGGCACGACGAGGTTGATTCCGTCAACGTCGCAGTCGAGCGCGAGGTCGACGTCGTGGCGGACCCCGCGACAGAAACTCGTCACCCGGGCGTCGAATCCCGCGCTCGTGACCCGCGAGATGGCCTCGCGCTCGCCCGCGCCGGTGCAGGCGCTGCCGGCCTCGATGACCGACACGCCGGCACGGTCGAGCCGCCGCGCGATATCGACCTTCTCGGTGGGCGCGAGCGACACCCCTGGAGCCTGTTCGCCGTCGCGGAGCGTGGTATCGAGAAACTGTACGTCAGCGTCGGAGAGCGGAGTGGTTTCGGGGAGGCCCCCGAATAAATCGGTCACTGGTCATGAT includes these proteins:
- a CDS encoding (R)-citramalate synthase, encoding MTDLFGGLPETTPLSDADVQFLDTTLRDGEQAPGVSLAPTEKVDIARRLDRAGVSVIEAGSACTGAGEREAISRVTSAGFDARVTSFCRGVRHDVDLALDCDVDGINLVVPASDRHIEGKIGSTREDVLADTAELVAYARDHGLWVELLGEDGSRADVDFLSRLARRGFDAGADRVCYCDTVGHATPERTVEVVSALAECGPTSTHTHDDLGLGVTNALASVAAGADLVHATVNGVGERAGNVALEEVAIALAHGYGVETVDTTTLYDLARTVADATGVPLAPNKAVVGENAFTHESGIHTDGTLKDEAMYEPYPPEMVGRERRLVLGKHAGRAGVAAALEEHDVQVTDDELAEITDRVTDLGEGKRVTDADVLAIAETVQGRERERRVELLDLTAASGSGTPTASVRLRINGEERTASGTGSGPVDAAVGAVREALGTGSDATLDSYHVDAITGGTDAVVTVEVEMSRDGRTVSVAASDADITRASVEAMVEALDRLHAA